In bacterium, the sequence GGCAAAACTATCCTCTTTATCCGGACAGAGGTCGCACTTCAAAGCCAGACTCTCCTGCCGCGATATCGCCCCGAAGGGACAGACCATAATACACATCCAGCACCCCACACACTTATCCTCATCGTGCTTGGTAAAACCTTGTTCGTCTTTATACATTGCGCCTGACATACAAGCCTGAACGCAAGGCGCCTCCTCACAATGATGACAACGCAAAGGGAAAGGTTCCTTACTAGTGCTTCGTACAACTACCCTCTGGCGGGGTTTCTTCTCTTCCCTTATTGCCTGAAAGGTATTTTTACTTTCAGAATGCTCCACAGCACAGGCTATTTCACAAGACTTGCAACCCAGACATTTCTTTATATCGCAGAAAATCTTTCCCATTTCTATTTTACCACCATTTTTTCTCTTTCATACATTACTGGTTTCAACTTAAGTGCCTCTCGCTTCTTATTGATGTGGTCTATCATCAGGTGGGCAGCCTTTATAGGATCTGATTCAAAGGCGAAGTTCGCTCCCACAATCTTTTCCAATCTTTTAGTCAGTAAGTCAGTTACTTCTTTACTTCCCAAAATTGGGAAGGGATTGCCCAGCACAGTGAATACACCCGAAGCTACAACGTAGAATGCGATAGCCACTGCTTTCTCGCTCATCCATTCTGGAGCAGCTCCAGCAACAGGCAAGTCGGATATATCGTCACCCAAACCACCTTCGGCAACGACGTTAGAGAGAGTAATCAGGATTCGGCTGTTGTCCACGCAAGAGCCAACATGGAGAACCGGGGGAAGCCCTACTGTTTCGCATATTTCCTGCAAACCTTTTCCCGCGTATTGAAATGCAGCTTCCGGTTTCAAAAGTCCTGCCTTAGCACTGGCAATAGCTGAACAACCAGTGACTACCACCAAGACATCGTTCTTAATCAACTCCTTAGCCATCTCTACATGGCCCCAATCCTGCTTTATCTTGGGATTATTGCAGCCAACGATACCTGCTACTCCTCTCAATCTACCACTGATTATGGCATCGTTCAAAGGACGATAGGTAGCTCGGTATTTCCCTCCCAGAAATTTAAATACAGTCTCCGCAGTAAATCCCGCCACTAAATCCATTTTTTCATTGGGTATATTAACTTTCTCTTTCATTCTATTCTTGAAATTCTCCACCGCCATCCTTACAATCTTTTTGGCAATAGGCAGAGCTTCCTCTTCTTTAAACTCCACATGTTCTGCTCCGGGAAATTTTGCTTTGGGAGAAGTAGAAACTATCTTTGTATGGAAACATTTAGCTACCGAGGAAAGAGCTGGCATTATGCACTGAACATCCACCAGCATCAAATCGACCGCTCCCGTGGTTATGGCCAGTTCCTGCTGAAGGAAATTTCCCGCAATAGGAATACCATGGCGCATTAAAATCTCATTAGCAGTGCAGCAGATTCCAGCTAAGTTAATACCTTTTGCTCCGTTCTTTTTGGCAAGTTCGATGAGCTCCTTGTCCTGAGAAGCAGTCACAATAACATCTGAAAGCGTGGGCTCGTGGCCATGGACTACTAAGTTGACTTCATCCTGTTTAAGTACACCTAAGTTCACCTTGGCGCGGATGGGTCTGGGGGTCCCGAAAAGGACATCGGAAAGTTCGGTAGCAATCATAGAGCCACCCCATCCATCTCCTAAGGCAGTTCTCATACCATGAGTTATGAGATTTTCACAATCATTATCCACTCCCATGGTTGTACGATGCATTACCTCCACTATCTCCCTGTCGATTCCTCTGGGCATAATTCCCAGTTTCCGCCATAAGGCTTGTCTCTTCTCTGGAGCACGGTGAGAAAATTGCAGCTCTCCATGCTGCTGACCGAACTCAGAAAATACTTTTTCTGCCACTTCCTTTGTAATCTCTTTTTTATCTCTTCCATTAGTTTTTATTCCCAACTCGCCAGCGAGGGAAAGCAATTTCTGTTCATCTTTAACCCCGTAACCCTTTGTCTTTCCTTGAGCAGTCAATAGCAACGTATGGGCAATGTCCCGTCCGTGGTCAGAATGGGCAGCTGCCCCGGCAGCAATCATACGGGTTAAATTTCGGGCGGCAATAATCTCCGGTGTAGCTCCACAAACCCCTTTTTGAGGGCCCTCCTCAAAGGGGTCAATCCGGCAAGGTCCTAAAAGACAGTTCCTGCAGCAAAGACCAAGTTCACCAAACCCACACTGGGGAACCATTGTTTCATATCTATCCCAGGCAGTATCGATTCCTTCTTTTTCTGCAATCTCCAACAGTTCCTGGCTCGCCTTATCTATTGACTTGTCTTCCTTTTTCATTCTGCCTCCTTATTAGATTTTTCTTAATTTCTTTTATTTCTGCAATCATAGAATCTGTCACTTTATCGACTAACGTATTATTATACCAAATGAATCCCAGAATTTCAAAATCGGAACTATTCTTTCTAATGAAATCTATATCTTCATCGCCATGAACCTTATTACCCAGAAGAAAGACTCTTTCTATTTTCAAATCTTTTGCCAGAGACTTAATTCTAAATGCCGTCTCCATAGACCTCATGCTCGGCTCCACAACTACAATGAGACCATCCACTCCTTCTGCCGTACCTCTTCCTAAATGTTCTATTCCTGCTTCCATATCCAGAATTACCACATCTTCCTGACTAAAAAATAGATAGGAAAGTACTGCCTTAAGAAAAGCATTTTCAGGACAGAAGCATCCACTCCCGCCCTTCTTTACCCTTCCCATAAGTAGAAGTTTTATGCCCTGATGCTCTCTGGAAAACTTATCAGGAATATCGTCCACTTTGGGATTGAGCTTGAAGTATCCTCCCACTGTGCCGGGTTCAACCCCTGTTCTCTCTGCAATCAGTTCCTTCATCTCCACAAGGGGGACTATCTTCTCCGGTTCAGGAAAACCGAGAGTGGCTGCCAGGTTGCTGTCGGGATCAGCGTCAATAGCGATAACTCTCTTCCCATCCTGAGAAAAACTAAGTGCCAATCCTGCAGCCAGAGTAGTCTTTCCCACTCCCCCTTTACCTGTTATTGCCAATTTCATCCTTTTCTCCAACCTAACTGTTAAAAGATAGTTTGTGCCTTGGAGTCCTTGCGAAAGCAAGGTAATTAAATTCTGGAGTGTGAAACGAAAGTTTCACCCTGGTCAAGCTTTCGCTTGACACTCCACCCTCCCTTTCGGGAGGACTCCAAAACAAGAGAGAAATTCTTCAGGGTTGAACAAACTATCTTTTGACCTTAATTTCGTTTTTCACTAAGATTTTATAGGCCTTATGGATTCTCTGAGTGAGGGTACCTGGCTTTCCCTTGCCGATTCGACGACAATCGATTTCTACCAGGGGCATAATTTCAATTAAAGAATTAGTAAGGAAAGCCTCCTCTACTCCTATCAGTTCATCTAAGGAAATTCTTCTTTTATATACCTTAAGTCCCAGGCTGGTAGCCAACTCCAAGACGACTCTTCGCGTTATCCCGGGCAGTAACCCCGACTCTTCTGGTGGTGTAATTACAATTCCCCTTTTCACCAAAAAGATATTGCTCGTCGAAGCTTCAGTAACATCACCTACAGTATTGAGTAAAATTCCCTCATCAACTCCCTTGGCTTTTGCCTCTTTTCTGGCCAATATGTTATTTAGAAAGTTGAGTGACTTCAATCTGGAGAGTGGCGATGCCTGATTCTGTCTAGTCTCAACTACTGTAACTCTCCATCCTCTTTTATACTCTGAGAGAGAAAGTGGCTTGAACTTTCTGGCCACTATTACCAGAGTAGCTGAAGATTTAGATTTAGAAATTAAGCCAGTCTCGGAAACTCCTCTGGAAAGAGTAAGTCTTATATAAGCTTCGGAAAGATTATTTGTTTTTAGTATTCTCTTGATTATATTTTTTAGCTCTTTTCGAGTATAGGAGAAAGAGAGCTCTATTTCTTTTGCCGAACGGAATAGCCTATCCAGATGGTCTTCCAGGCGAAAAACTTCACCCCAATAGGCTCGCATTGTCTCAAATAGACCATCTCCATAGAGAAATCCTCTATCGAAGACGGAAATTTTTGCCTGGGTAAGATTCACAAAAGAACCATTGAGAAAGATTTTCTCCATATTCAGGATTCTTCCGACTCCCCACCCCTCCCTTTCGGGAGGACTCCAAAAAGACTCTGGAGTAGCAGCACCGCTTGCGGTGCGTTAGGAGTAGCAGAGCTTGCTCTGCGATAACTAATCGCGAGACAAGTCTCGCTACTCCAGCTCTGCGTTATTAACGCGAAACAAGTTTCGCTACTCCAAAGGCTCAGTTTATAAACTGCTTGGATGGGTAAGCGTCTCTTTCCCTTTTTCTATGGAAAGCGTTTTTATTAGAGCTTTGGCTTTATGTAGCGTCTCCTCATATTCTGACGCGGGATCAGAGTCGGCTACAATTCCGCCACCAGCGTGGAAGTATATCTTTTCACCAGTCATTACCATGGTTCTAATTACAATGTTGAGGTCGGTTTCGCCATTAAATCCTATGTATCCGATAGAGCCAGTGTAAACCCCCCTCTGATTTGGCTCCAGCTCATCGATTATCTCCATAGCCCTTATCTTGGGCGCACCTGTTATCGACCCCCCTGGAAAACAGGCTCTTAAACAGTCGATGTGGTCTTTGTCTTCCTTTAGCACTCCCTCCACCGTAGAAACAAGATGAAAGACTGTGGGATAGGTCTCCAGAGTGATGAGTTTGGGTACCTTTACAGAGCCGTATTCGCAAACTCTCCCCAAATCATTTCTTTCCAGGTCAACTATCATTATTAGTTCTGCTTTATCCTTTTCACTTTCCCAGAGTTCCCTGGCTAACTCTTTATCTTCGAGGTCGTCTCTACCCCGGGGCCGCGTGCCTTTGATAGGACGGGTCTCGACCTTTCTTCCCGATATGCGCAGGAACCTTTCGGGAGAGGCCCCTACTACACTGAGCTCAGGAAAATTTAACAAACTGGCAAACGGCGCCGGATTAATGCGACGAAGCTTCTCATATATAGTAAACGGCAAAGCCATCCGGGAGCATACAAACCTCTGGGAAAGGTTTACCTGAAAGATGTCTCCTGCCCTGATATACTCTTTGACTCTCTCTATAGCATCAAGATAAGCTGGCCGTGAAAAATTCGAGCTTATTTCCCCAATATTGTATTCTTCCCTGACTGAGAAATCTTCCCACGAAGCCTTGTTCAATTTATTCAGCATCTCTTCCAGTCGCCACTTGGCTCTCTCTCTTCTTCTGGCCGGTTCTTTTTCCGGAAGACCCGACGAAGAGATGAACAGTCTACCCGTTAAGTGGTCGAAAGATAACACCAGGTCATAAAAACCTAAATAGCAGTCGGGAAGTTGTAAATCGTCAAAGCTGTTTCTGGGCAATTTTTCCACGAAATGGCATAAGTCATAGCCAAAATAACCGACTGCTCCACCGGGAAAAGGAGAATGTCCAGAAGAAGCTAAGTTGTACTGAGAAATGAGCCGTTTGAGGACATCAAAAGGGTCTCCCGAGAATCTCTGAGTCTGTCCTTGTTCACAAATTTCAATCTGGTCTCCCTTGCTCTTGAACACAAGAAAGGGCTCACTACCGATGAACGAATACCTGCTGAAATTGCCTACGGAACCTCCACTTTCCAGGAAAAAGCTATAGCGGCTATTCAGAAATTGCCGGAATAACTTATGTGGAGGAGATAAAGTGGAAATTTCTCCTATCCACTGTAAGGGTTCGACTAACTCCTTCACTCACTCACCCCCGGAAATAGCTGGTTTTAATATTATCGGAAACTCCTCTGGTCAACTTCACTACTTTCTCAGCAACCTCTACCGGTAGAGTTCCTGTGCCGCAACTGGGAGTAATCAATAAGTTCTCCAGAATCCTTTCTCTCTCTACGCCT encodes:
- the cooS gene encoding anaerobic carbon-monoxide dehydrogenase catalytic subunit, with amino-acid sequence MKKEDKSIDKASQELLEIAEKEGIDTAWDRYETMVPQCGFGELGLCCRNCLLGPCRIDPFEEGPQKGVCGATPEIIAARNLTRMIAAGAAAHSDHGRDIAHTLLLTAQGKTKGYGVKDEQKLLSLAGELGIKTNGRDKKEITKEVAEKVFSEFGQQHGELQFSHRAPEKRQALWRKLGIMPRGIDREIVEVMHRTTMGVDNDCENLITHGMRTALGDGWGGSMIATELSDVLFGTPRPIRAKVNLGVLKQDEVNLVVHGHEPTLSDVIVTASQDKELIELAKKNGAKGINLAGICCTANEILMRHGIPIAGNFLQQELAITTGAVDLMLVDVQCIMPALSSVAKCFHTKIVSTSPKAKFPGAEHVEFKEEEALPIAKKIVRMAVENFKNRMKEKVNIPNEKMDLVAGFTAETVFKFLGGKYRATYRPLNDAIISGRLRGVAGIVGCNNPKIKQDWGHVEMAKELIKNDVLVVVTGCSAIASAKAGLLKPEAAFQYAGKGLQEICETVGLPPVLHVGSCVDNSRILITLSNVVAEGGLGDDISDLPVAGAAPEWMSEKAVAIAFYVVASGVFTVLGNPFPILGSKEVTDLLTKRLEKIVGANFAFESDPIKAAHLMIDHINKKREALKLKPVMYEREKMVVK
- the pabB gene encoding aminodeoxychorismate synthase component I, producing MKELVEPLQWIGEISTLSPPHKLFRQFLNSRYSFFLESGGSVGNFSRYSFIGSEPFLVFKSKGDQIEICEQGQTQRFSGDPFDVLKRLISQYNLASSGHSPFPGGAVGYFGYDLCHFVEKLPRNSFDDLQLPDCYLGFYDLVLSFDHLTGRLFISSSGLPEKEPARRRERAKWRLEEMLNKLNKASWEDFSVREEYNIGEISSNFSRPAYLDAIERVKEYIRAGDIFQVNLSQRFVCSRMALPFTIYEKLRRINPAPFASLLNFPELSVVGASPERFLRISGRKVETRPIKGTRPRGRDDLEDKELARELWESEKDKAELIMIVDLERNDLGRVCEYGSVKVPKLITLETYPTVFHLVSTVEGVLKEDKDHIDCLRACFPGGSITGAPKIRAMEIIDELEPNQRGVYTGSIGYIGFNGETDLNIVIRTMVMTGEKIYFHAGGGIVADSDPASEYEETLHKAKALIKTLSIEKGKETLTHPSSL
- the ilvE gene encoding branched-chain-amino-acid transaminase; its protein translation is MEKIFLNGSFVNLTQAKISVFDRGFLYGDGLFETMRAYWGEVFRLEDHLDRLFRSAKEIELSFSYTRKELKNIIKRILKTNNLSEAYIRLTLSRGVSETGLISKSKSSATLVIVARKFKPLSLSEYKRGWRVTVVETRQNQASPLSRLKSLNFLNNILARKEAKAKGVDEGILLNTVGDVTEASTSNIFLVKRGIVITPPEESGLLPGITRRVVLELATSLGLKVYKRRISLDELIGVEEAFLTNSLIEIMPLVEIDCRRIGKGKPGTLTQRIHKAYKILVKNEIKVKR
- a CDS encoding 4Fe-4S dicluster domain-containing protein, with product MGKIFCDIKKCLGCKSCEIACAVEHSESKNTFQAIREEKKPRQRVVVRSTSKEPFPLRCHHCEEAPCVQACMSGAMYKDEQGFTKHDEDKCVGCWMCIMVCPFGAISRQESLALKCDLCPDKEDSFACVEGCPTKALFVGTWEEFKKKLGQEKR
- a CDS encoding AAA family ATPase, which gives rise to MKLAITGKGGVGKTTLAAGLALSFSQDGKRVIAIDADPDSNLAATLGFPEPEKIVPLVEMKELIAERTGVEPGTVGGYFKLNPKVDDIPDKFSREHQGIKLLLMGRVKKGGSGCFCPENAFLKAVLSYLFFSQEDVVILDMEAGIEHLGRGTAEGVDGLIVVVEPSMRSMETAFRIKSLAKDLKIERVFLLGNKVHGDEDIDFIRKNSSDFEILGFIWYNNTLVDKVTDSMIAEIKEIKKNLIRRQNEKGRQVNR